The proteins below are encoded in one region of Trueperaceae bacterium:
- a CDS encoding DUF3208 family protein, translating into MSEVRDDRDLWRGPEDAPRPVKLLQGYVWHPRDAGLDLSATLAGEVAEDVHLLLDAMPRAPFAFFDDGTPSSTQVVYQLTLLAIVAPGVDPARVLVEVAPLVEARLEATPPSVGWQLMEDLREIG; encoded by the coding sequence GTGAGCGAGGTACGCGACGACCGCGACCTGTGGCGCGGGCCCGAGGACGCGCCGCGCCCCGTGAAGCTCCTCCAGGGCTACGTGTGGCACCCGCGCGACGCGGGGCTGGACCTGTCCGCGACGCTGGCCGGCGAGGTCGCCGAGGACGTCCACCTGCTCCTCGACGCCATGCCGCGCGCCCCGTTCGCGTTCTTCGACGACGGCACGCCGTCGAGCACGCAGGTCGTCTACCAGCTCACGCTCCTGGCCATCGTGGCGCCAGGCGTCGACCCGGCGCGGGTGCTGGTCGAGGTCGCGCCGCTCGTCGAGGCGCGGCTCGAGGCGACGCCGCCCAGCGTCGGTTGGCAGCTCATGGAGGACCTGCGCGAGATCGGTTGA
- a CDS encoding mechanosensitive ion channel domain-containing protein, with product MELGFTWSDVGPALSRLAVNLFTAAVILVAGYLAGRLAERLTRQAVERATGISFDHTPTLARVARAVVMILAAVAALGRLGVQTASITALVGAAGLAVGLALQGTLSNVAAGIMLMTLRPFKLGDGIEVSGTSGTVTDIGLFMTRVVTWDGVVVYLPNGGVWGARIVNFSQAVRRRFDLVVGISYADDVSRALAILREVVTSDPRVLTHPEPLFRTSGFTDISVGLLAQYWTTASDFLATQSDLTKRVKERFDAEGITIPTRQVPVAGR from the coding sequence GTGGAGCTCGGCTTCACCTGGAGCGACGTCGGCCCCGCGCTCTCGCGGCTCGCCGTCAACCTGTTCACGGCCGCGGTGATCCTCGTGGCCGGCTACCTCGCGGGCCGGCTCGCCGAGCGCCTCACGCGCCAGGCCGTCGAGCGCGCCACCGGCATCAGCTTCGACCACACGCCCACCCTGGCCCGCGTCGCGCGGGCCGTGGTCATGATCCTCGCCGCCGTGGCGGCGCTGGGGCGCCTCGGCGTGCAGACGGCCAGCATCACCGCCCTGGTGGGCGCCGCCGGCCTCGCCGTGGGCTTGGCGCTGCAGGGCACGCTCTCGAACGTCGCCGCCGGCATCATGCTGATGACACTGCGCCCGTTCAAGCTCGGGGACGGCATCGAGGTCTCCGGCACGTCCGGCACGGTTACCGACATCGGCCTGTTCATGACCCGCGTCGTGACCTGGGACGGGGTCGTCGTCTACCTGCCCAACGGCGGCGTCTGGGGCGCGCGGATCGTGAACTTCTCGCAGGCCGTGAGGCGCCGCTTCGACCTCGTCGTCGGCATCAGCTACGCCGACGACGTGTCGCGGGCCCTGGCGATCCTGCGCGAGGTCGTCACCTCCGACCCGCGGGTCCTCACGCACCCGGAGCCGCTCTTCAGGACGAGCGGGTTCACCGACATCTCCGTGGGCCTGCTGGCGCAGTACTGGACGACGGCGTCGGACTTCCTGGCCACGCAGTCCGACCTGACGAAGCGCGTCAAGGAGCGCTTCGACGCCGAGGGCATCACGATCCCCACGCGCCAGGTGCCGGTGGCGGGTCGCTGA
- the nucS gene encoding endonuclease NucS → MLRAVLTQPAPDELVEFLEGALRDKGAVVQVAGEFEVFYRGRAASVAEAGDYLLMVKPDGSVQVHGPRGVKPVNWQPQTDDVRVTCEDGSAVLIAERFAPPETLRVGFLAPAFAQAFELRDGGGFVLLGSEAEMQAALASDPSVIEPGLTLVDLEIPTDVGGIDLLARDASGALVVVELKRGKANHEAVHQLARYVESVRSLWPGRVRGVLAAPAVTAPALNRLGALGLEFREVTALPGPQRESAVQEALF, encoded by the coding sequence GTGCTGCGGGCCGTGCTCACGCAGCCCGCCCCTGACGAGCTCGTCGAGTTCCTCGAGGGGGCGCTCAGGGACAAGGGCGCCGTCGTGCAGGTGGCGGGGGAGTTCGAGGTGTTCTACCGGGGACGCGCCGCCTCGGTCGCCGAGGCCGGCGACTACCTGCTCATGGTCAAGCCCGACGGCAGCGTGCAGGTCCACGGACCGCGCGGCGTGAAGCCTGTCAACTGGCAGCCCCAGACCGACGACGTGCGCGTGACCTGCGAGGACGGCAGCGCGGTGCTGATCGCCGAGCGCTTCGCGCCGCCCGAGACCCTGCGCGTGGGCTTCCTCGCCCCGGCGTTCGCGCAGGCCTTCGAGCTGCGCGACGGAGGGGGCTTCGTGCTGCTGGGCAGCGAGGCCGAGATGCAGGCCGCGCTCGCCTCCGACCCCAGCGTGATCGAGCCGGGGCTGACGCTCGTGGACCTCGAGATCCCCACCGACGTGGGCGGCATCGACCTGCTGGCGCGCGACGCCTCCGGCGCGCTCGTCGTCGTGGAGCTCAAGCGCGGCAAGGCCAACCACGAGGCCGTGCACCAGCTCGCGCGCTACGTGGAGAGCGTGCGGTCCTTGTGGCCGGGCCGGGTCAGGGGCGTCCTCGCCGCGCCCGCGGTCACCGCTCCGGCGCTCAACCGCCTCGGCGCTCTGGGACTGGAGTTCCGCGAGGTCACGGCCCTGCCCGGTCCGCAGCGCGAGTCGGCTGTCCAGGAGGCGCTCTTCTGA
- a CDS encoding deoxyribonuclease IV has protein sequence MGLIGAHVSTSGGLANAFDRADAIGCESLQVFVKSPNQWRGKALTDEDVAGFKERHGRDGQPVIAHAAYLINLASPKEDILKSSVEGLRDELSRCARLGLRGLVLHPGGHLGAGPEAGIELVARSLDAVLSQPETGDARVLLENTAGQGTALGSRFEELAAIIALVDAKDRLGVCLDSCHAFAAGYDVSTEDGYEATLEAAEAAFGLSRVEAIHLNDSKHPLGSRKDRHENIGEGLIGEAFFARALADERLAHLPMVLETPMGDDDLGHARDMERLRQLRG, from the coding sequence ATGGGCCTCATCGGCGCTCACGTCTCCACGTCCGGCGGACTCGCCAACGCCTTCGACAGGGCCGACGCGATCGGCTGCGAGAGCCTCCAGGTCTTCGTCAAGAGCCCCAACCAGTGGCGCGGCAAGGCGCTCACCGACGAGGACGTCGCCGGCTTCAAGGAGCGCCACGGCAGGGACGGCCAGCCCGTCATCGCCCACGCCGCCTACCTGATCAACCTGGCTTCGCCCAAGGAGGACATCCTCAAGAGCTCCGTCGAGGGCCTCCGCGACGAGCTCTCGCGCTGCGCCCGCCTGGGGCTGCGCGGGCTCGTGCTGCACCCCGGCGGGCACCTCGGCGCCGGCCCGGAGGCCGGCATCGAGCTCGTCGCCCGCTCCCTCGACGCCGTGTTGTCGCAGCCGGAGACGGGCGACGCCCGCGTGCTCCTCGAGAACACGGCCGGCCAGGGCACGGCCCTGGGCTCGCGCTTCGAGGAGCTGGCCGCGATCATCGCGCTCGTCGACGCCAAGGACCGCCTCGGCGTCTGCCTCGACTCCTGCCACGCCTTCGCGGCCGGCTACGACGTGTCCACCGAGGACGGCTACGAGGCCACCCTCGAGGCCGCCGAGGCCGCGTTCGGCCTCTCGCGCGTGGAGGCGATCCACCTGAACGACTCCAAGCACCCGCTGGGCAGCCGCAAGGACAGGCACGAGAACATAGGCGAGGGGCTGATCGGCGAGGCCTTCTTCGCCCGCGCGCTCGCCGACGAGCGCCTCGCGCACCTGCCCATGGTGCTGGAGACGCCCATGGGCGACGACGACCTCGGCCACGCCCGCGACATGGAGCGGCTCAGGCAGCTGAGGGGGTAG